Proteins from one Aspergillus nidulans FGSC A4 chromosome VIII genomic window:
- a CDS encoding protein CYP5076A1 (transcript_id=CADANIAT00002069) codes for MALSLNAAVVLAGVISHIAYFKQGEHHLYGFFYLKLLLTAMSTATVMLSYVQGAPWRVALSTVLKLLSAYLFGIYTSLLVYRLLLHPLNRFPGPFPARISTVWTSTQLKSNNMHLTLLHYHRKYGPFVRIGSSDLSIAHPDALGPIYGTHSRCIKGANYELSAPATALQLMRDPEEHHARRRVWSGAFSDRLLRGYEVRIRKYREKLLDRLSEMSSRKEPVDVTKWFNLYSFDVMGDLSFGRGFEALERGEEHWAMRLLMATQNFVGLNLPAWAFVLMIRIPGASMDFWRFLEFCGERLLDRFKNDPEIPDISSSLFVPLKDRNVEDLTIEEKNLLYGDSRLIVIAGSTSDTTAGTLSAIFYELVQHPEHITKLRDELEPHHLGNDNPKKTEFLHSKIAQLDHLNGVINEALRLYPAVPSSLQRKTPPEGVVVDGTYIPGDMHVVCPLYTIGRSEIAYDHPEDFIPERWYSKPELVRHKGAFAPFSLGHFNCIGRPLALMNLRVTLAQLIMEFDVKFAPGEDGKQFLADAKDNFVMYFGKLELAFTRRERQKE; via the exons ATGGCGCTCTCATTAAACGCAGCCGTCGTGCTGGCTGGCGTCATCTCGCACATCGCCTATTTCAAGCAAGGAGAGCACCACCTCTACGGATTCTTTTAcctcaaactcctcctcACAGCTATGTCTACAGCAACTGTCATGCTCTCCTACGTCCAGGGAGCCCCCTGGAGAGTCGCACTATCGACCGTCCTCAAGCTGCTATCTGCCTACCTCTTCGGTATCTATACCAGCCTCCTAGTGtaccgcctcctcctccaccctcTGAACCGGTTTCCAGGGCCTTTCCCTGCCCGCATCTCGACAGTCTGGACCTCTACTCAACTAAAGAGCAATAATATGCACCTCACCCTACTGCATTATCATCGAAAGTACGGCCCCTTCGTGCGTATCGGCTCTTCAGATCTATCAATAGCCCACCCCGACGCCCTGGGGCCCATCTACGGCACCCACTCGCGCTGTATAAAAGGGGCGAATTACGAGCTTTCTGCACCGGCAACTGCGCTGCAGCTCATGCGTGATCCCGAAGAGCATCATGCTCGCCGCCGGGTTTGGAGCGGCGCATTCAGCGATCGGCTCTTGCGGGGCTATGAGGTGAGGATCAGAAAATACCGCGAGAAACTGCTTGATAGACTCTCCGAAATGTCCAGTAGGAAGGAGCCCGTTGATGTGACGAAGTGGTTCAACTTATACTCCTTTGACGTGATGGGAGATCTATCCTTCGGCCGGGGGTTTGAGGCTCTTGAGAGGGGCGAGGAGCACTGGGCAATGAGGCTGCTTATGGCAACGCAGAACTTCGTGGGACTGAATTTGCCGGCTTGGGCGTTTGTCCTGATGATTAGAATTCCTGGGGCCTCAATGGACTTTTGGAGGTTCTTGGAGTTCTGTGGGGAgaggctgctggacaggTTCAAG AATGACCCCGAAATCCCCGACATCAGCTCCTCGTTATTCGTTCCGCTAAAGGACAGAAACGTGGAAGATCTCACGAttgaggagaagaacctACTATACGGCGACTCCCGGCTGATCGTCATTGCAGGGAG TACCAGTGACACCACAGCCGGAACCCTCTCGGCCATCTTCTACGAGCTCGTCCAACACCCCGAGCATATCACCAAGCTCCGCGACGAGCTTGAACCACACCACCTCGGGAACGACAACCCCAAAAAGACAGAATTCCTGCACTCGAAGATTGCTCAACTAGACCATCTCAACGGCGTCATCAACGAAGCACTCCGCCTCTACCCTGCTGTTCCGTCCTCGTTGCAGCGGAAAACCCCGCCAGAGGGGGTTGTCGTCGATGGCACGTATATACCGGGGGACATGCATGTGGTCTGCCCGTTATACACCATTGGACGGT CCGAGATAGCCTACGACCACCCCGAAGACTTCATCCCTGAGCGCTGGTATAGCAAGCCAGAACTGGTCAGACACAAGGGCGCCTTTGCGCCATTTAGTCTTG GTCACTTCAACTGTATCGGCCGACCCCTAGCACTCATGAACCTCCGCGTCACACTCGCACAGCTGATCATGGAGTTCGACGTGAAGTTTGCGCCAGGCGAGGACGGGAAACAGTTTCTGGCTGACGCGAAGGATAATTTCGTCATGTACTTTGGGAAGTTGGAGTTGGCCTTTAccaggagggagaggcagaaAGAATGA